From one Acidibrevibacterium fodinaquatile genomic stretch:
- a CDS encoding serine hydrolase domain-containing protein, whose protein sequence is MTAAIDALLENAVTAGDVPGVVALAADDRGVIYQGAFGRRGRDGEAPMTPDSVFWLASMTKAITSVAAMQLVEEGKLALDAPIARVLPELAERPVLAGFDDAGQPRLRPARQPITLRHLLTHTAGFGYDMWNAEIGRVMAQAGVPHAISRRRAALQTPLLFDPGERWTYGVNTDFVGRAVEAVSGRTLQAHFRDHILGPLGMNDTDFILTPAARARRVLMHQRQADGSLAPIDFEPTEPLEFFMGGGGLFGTAGDYLRFLRMLLAGGTLDGVRILRPETVALMAENQIGDLEAGILRTVQPALSNDVDFFPGMRQKWGLGFLINTEDSPQGRKAGSLAWAGLGNTYFWIDRTANLTGVILMQILPFADQKAVALYGAFERALYQGRMA, encoded by the coding sequence ATGACCGCCGCGATCGACGCGCTGCTGGAAAATGCCGTCACCGCGGGCGACGTTCCTGGCGTCGTCGCGCTGGCCGCCGATGATCGCGGCGTGATCTATCAGGGCGCGTTCGGTCGCCGCGGGCGCGATGGTGAAGCGCCGATGACGCCGGACAGCGTGTTCTGGCTCGCCTCGATGACCAAGGCCATCACCTCGGTCGCGGCGATGCAGCTCGTCGAGGAAGGCAAGCTCGCGCTCGATGCGCCGATCGCGCGGGTGCTGCCGGAGCTTGCCGAGCGCCCGGTGCTGGCGGGGTTCGACGATGCGGGACAGCCGCGCCTCCGCCCGGCGCGCCAGCCGATCACCCTCCGCCATCTGCTCACCCACACCGCCGGCTTCGGCTATGACATGTGGAACGCCGAGATCGGCCGCGTCATGGCGCAAGCCGGCGTGCCGCACGCCATTTCCCGCCGCCGCGCCGCGCTGCAAACCCCGCTGCTCTTCGATCCCGGCGAGCGCTGGACCTATGGCGTCAACACCGATTTCGTCGGCCGGGCGGTGGAAGCGGTGAGCGGCCGCACGCTGCAAGCCCATTTCCGCGACCATATCCTCGGCCCGCTCGGGATGAACGATACCGATTTCATCCTGACCCCAGCGGCGCGGGCGCGGCGCGTCCTCATGCACCAACGCCAAGCCGATGGCAGCCTCGCGCCGATCGATTTCGAGCCTACCGAGCCGCTGGAATTCTTCATGGGCGGCGGCGGGCTTTTTGGCACCGCCGGGGATTATCTCCGCTTTCTGCGCATGTTGCTCGCCGGCGGCACCCTCGATGGCGTGCGCATCCTCCGCCCCGAGACCGTGGCCCTGATGGCGGAAAACCAGATCGGCGATCTCGAGGCCGGGATTTTGCGAACGGTGCAGCCCGCCCTCTCCAACGATGTCGATTTCTTCCCCGGCATGCGCCAAAAATGGGGGCTCGGCTTTCTCATCAATACCGAAGACAGCCCGCAAGGCCGCAAGGCCGGCAGCCTCGCCTGGGCGGGATTGGGCAACACTTATTTCTGGATCGATCGCACAGCCAACCTTACCGGAGTGATTTTGATGCAAATCCTGCCCTTCGCCGACCAGAAGGCCGTCGCTCTCTACGGGGCGTTTGAACGCGCCCTCTATCAAGGACGCATGGCGTGA
- a CDS encoding cytochrome ubiquinol oxidase subunit I yields the protein MSHLDAIFLARLQFAFVVGFHIVFPAFSIGLASYLAVLEGLWLRTGRQVFLDLFHYWSKIFAIGFAMGVVSGVVMSYQFGTNWGSFADKAGPVIGPPLGYEVLTAFFLESGFLGVMLFGMNRVGRGLHFLATCLVALGTLISAFWILVVNSWMQTPVGFTMTPDGRFLPVDWLAIIFSPSFPYRFVHMVLATYLSVAFLVGGVGAWHLLRDRANEGARVMFSMALWMALVVAPVQILAGDAHGLNTLAHQPVKVAAMEGDWFDPTGDEGDALVLFAVPDEKAAANRAEIAIPHLGSLILTHSWSGSIKGLRDFPPAERPPVAVVFYAFRIMVALGFLMAGVGLLGAFLRWRGRLYDTPWLHRIMVAMAPAGFISVLAGWTVTEVGRQPYTVYGLLRTIDSASPIAVAGVATSLLAFVIVYFLVYGAGITFLLRLMARPPLPGEGGVPKSPAHAAGLMPGPAGAIEDIPPTAAE from the coding sequence ATGAGCCACCTTGATGCGATCTTTCTCGCGCGGCTGCAATTCGCCTTCGTCGTTGGCTTCCATATCGTTTTTCCCGCCTTCTCGATCGGGCTTGCCAGCTACCTCGCGGTGCTGGAAGGGCTGTGGCTGCGCACCGGGCGGCAGGTTTTCCTCGACCTGTTCCATTACTGGAGCAAGATATTCGCCATCGGCTTCGCCATGGGCGTGGTCTCCGGGGTGGTGATGTCCTACCAGTTCGGCACCAATTGGGGCAGTTTTGCCGACAAGGCCGGCCCGGTGATCGGGCCGCCGCTGGGCTATGAGGTGCTGACCGCGTTCTTCCTCGAATCCGGATTCCTCGGCGTCATGCTGTTCGGCATGAACCGGGTCGGGCGGGGCCTGCACTTTCTCGCGACCTGCCTCGTCGCCCTCGGCACCTTGATCAGCGCGTTCTGGATCCTCGTGGTCAATTCCTGGATGCAGACCCCGGTCGGCTTCACGATGACGCCGGATGGCCGCTTCCTTCCGGTCGATTGGCTCGCGATCATTTTCTCCCCTTCCTTCCCGTACCGCTTCGTCCACATGGTGCTCGCGACCTATCTCAGCGTCGCCTTCCTGGTTGGTGGCGTTGGCGCCTGGCATTTGCTCCGCGATCGCGCCAATGAGGGCGCGCGGGTGATGTTCTCCATGGCGCTCTGGATGGCGCTCGTGGTCGCGCCGGTCCAGATCCTCGCCGGCGACGCGCATGGCCTCAATACCCTCGCGCATCAGCCGGTGAAGGTCGCGGCGATGGAGGGGGATTGGTTCGATCCGACCGGCGATGAGGGTGACGCGCTGGTGCTGTTCGCCGTGCCGGATGAAAAAGCCGCGGCCAACCGCGCCGAGATCGCCATCCCGCATCTCGGCTCGCTGATCCTGACCCATAGCTGGTCGGGCTCGATCAAGGGCTTGCGAGACTTCCCGCCAGCCGAGCGGCCGCCGGTCGCGGTCGTTTTCTATGCCTTCCGGATCATGGTCGCGCTCGGCTTTCTAATGGCAGGCGTCGGGTTGCTCGGCGCTTTCCTGCGCTGGCGCGGCCGGCTCTATGACACGCCGTGGCTCCATCGGATCATGGTCGCGATGGCGCCGGCCGGGTTCATTTCCGTGCTCGCCGGCTGGACGGTGACCGAGGTCGGGCGCCAGCCCTATACCGTCTATGGTCTGCTCCGCACCATTGATAGCGCCTCACCGATCGCGGTGGCGGGGGTTGCGACGTCACTGCTCGCCTTCGTCATCGTTTATTTTCTCGTCTATGGCGCCGGGATCACGTTTCTCCTCCGCCTGATGGCGCGCCCGCCGCTGCCCGGCGAAGGTGGCGTGCCGAAATCGCCAGCGCACGCCGCCGGGCTGATGCCGGGCCCGGCCGGCGCCATCGAGGATATCCCGCCCACCGCAGCCGAGTGA
- a CDS encoding serine hydrolase domain-containing protein, translating into MSAGPAALLQAAVESGGVPGAVFLLGNAEGVIAEIAAGKRAQGSDVAMTTDTVFWLASMTKPVVSAAAMQLVERGKLEIDAPIAPVLPALAAPAVLEGFDDAGQPRLRPARRPITLRHLLTHTSGFAYDFGNADILRYIRDKKLPRGASGQLAALDLPLVFDPGERWEYGISTDWLGRAVEAASGERLDAYIAENITGPLGMNDTGFGLDANRAARVAGMHSRGADGTLAVIPFAPPPAPEFHAGGHGLYATPRDYLRFTRALLRGGELDGARILKAETVARMAENQIGDLKAGIVRSVIPEMALEIQPPPGIDFGWGFGFLINRQPLPTGRGAGSLSWSGVANTYFWIDPGQNLTGVMMTQIMPFGDPAAFNLAVGCEVAAYQARAARR; encoded by the coding sequence GTGAGCGCCGGCCCGGCGGCGCTGCTTCAGGCGGCGGTCGAAAGTGGTGGCGTGCCCGGCGCCGTTTTTCTCCTCGGCAACGCCGAGGGGGTGATCGCCGAAATCGCCGCCGGCAAACGCGCCCAGGGCAGCGACGTCGCGATGACGACGGATACCGTGTTCTGGCTTGCCTCGATGACCAAGCCGGTGGTCTCGGCGGCGGCCATGCAGCTCGTCGAACGCGGCAAGCTTGAGATCGATGCGCCGATCGCGCCGGTTTTGCCGGCGCTGGCCGCGCCCGCGGTGCTGGAGGGGTTCGACGATGCCGGCCAGCCCCGTCTCCGCCCGGCGCGGCGGCCGATCACCCTCCGCCATCTTCTGACCCACACCTCCGGCTTCGCCTATGATTTCGGCAACGCCGACATCCTGCGTTATATCCGCGACAAGAAGCTGCCGCGCGGCGCCAGCGGCCAGCTCGCCGCCCTCGACCTGCCACTGGTCTTCGACCCCGGCGAGCGCTGGGAATACGGCATCAGCACCGATTGGCTCGGCCGCGCCGTGGAGGCGGCGAGCGGCGAGCGCCTCGATGCCTATATTGCCGAGAACATCACCGGCCCGCTCGGGATGAACGATACCGGCTTCGGTCTCGATGCCAACCGTGCGGCACGGGTTGCCGGCATGCATAGCCGCGGCGCCGACGGCACGCTCGCCGTAATCCCCTTCGCGCCGCCGCCGGCGCCGGAATTTCACGCCGGCGGGCATGGGCTCTATGCGACGCCACGCGATTATCTGCGTTTCACCCGCGCCTTGCTGCGGGGCGGCGAACTCGATGGCGCGCGCATCCTGAAAGCCGAGACGGTGGCGCGGATGGCCGAAAACCAGATCGGTGATCTCAAGGCCGGCATCGTGCGGAGCGTGATCCCCGAGATGGCGCTCGAAATCCAGCCGCCGCCTGGGATCGATTTCGGCTGGGGGTTCGGCTTTCTCATCAACCGCCAGCCGCTGCCAACCGGGCGCGGCGCCGGCAGCCTCTCCTGGTCAGGGGTCGCCAACACCTATTTCTGGATCGATCCGGGGCAAAATCTCACCGGCGTCATGATGACTCAGATCATGCCATTCGGTGACCCGGCGGCCTTCAACCTCGCCGTCGGCTGCGAAGTCGCCGCCTATCAAGCGCGCGCGGCGCGGCGGTAA
- the cydB gene encoding cytochrome d ubiquinol oxidase subunit II — translation MADALPLIWAGLLAFAILAYVVLDGFDLGVGILFLVEHDEGDRDVMMNTVAPVWDGNETWLVLGGGGLFAVFPLAYAVVMPALYAAIIGMLLALVLRGVAFEFRFKTRTRLGRRLWNFAFTAGSLLAAICQGLALGGLVQGVHIANRAYAGGWWDWVTGFTILCGLAVAAGYALLGATWLIWRTEGDLQARCRRHARALGVAVLALIVVVSLWTPMLNPRFMARWFAWPEIALTSPVPILVALLAWAFWHGLSRRHDATPFFAVLGWFVLCFAGLGISLFPYIVPPDLTIWQAAAPPMSQGFLLIGALVLVPIILAYTGYAYWVFRGKVRPGMHYH, via the coding sequence ATGGCCGACGCGCTACCGCTGATCTGGGCCGGGTTGCTGGCCTTCGCGATTCTCGCCTACGTCGTGCTCGACGGGTTCGATCTCGGCGTCGGCATCCTGTTTCTCGTCGAGCATGACGAGGGCGATCGCGACGTGATGATGAATACCGTCGCGCCGGTTTGGGACGGCAATGAGACGTGGCTGGTGCTTGGCGGCGGCGGGCTGTTCGCGGTCTTCCCGCTCGCTTACGCGGTGGTGATGCCGGCGCTCTATGCCGCGATCATCGGCATGTTGCTTGCCCTCGTCCTGCGCGGCGTCGCCTTCGAGTTCCGCTTCAAAACCCGCACGCGTCTGGGGCGAAGGCTGTGGAACTTCGCCTTCACCGCCGGCTCGCTGTTGGCCGCAATCTGTCAGGGCCTCGCGTTGGGTGGGCTGGTGCAGGGGGTGCACATCGCCAACCGCGCCTATGCCGGCGGGTGGTGGGACTGGGTGACCGGGTTCACCATTCTCTGCGGCCTCGCGGTCGCGGCTGGCTATGCCCTGCTCGGTGCGACCTGGCTGATCTGGCGCACCGAGGGGGATCTCCAGGCGCGCTGTCGCCGCCATGCCCGCGCCCTCGGCGTCGCCGTGTTGGCGCTGATCGTCGTCGTCAGCCTGTGGACGCCGATGCTCAATCCGCGTTTCATGGCGCGCTGGTTTGCTTGGCCGGAGATCGCGCTCACCAGCCCGGTGCCGATCCTGGTCGCGCTGCTCGCCTGGGCCTTCTGGCACGGCCTCTCGCGCCGCCATGACGCGACGCCGTTCTTTGCCGTGCTCGGCTGGTTCGTGCTCTGCTTTGCCGGGCTCGGGATTAGCCTCTTCCCCTATATCGTGCCGCCCGATCTCACCATCTGGCAGGCCGCGGCGCCGCCGATGAGCCAAGGCTTTCTGCTCATCGGCGCTCTGGTGCTGGTGCCGATCATCCTCGCCTATACCGGCTACGCCTATTGGGTGTTCCGCGGCAAGGTGCGGCCGGGCATGCATTATCATTGA